In Brachypodium distachyon strain Bd21 chromosome 2, Brachypodium_distachyon_v3.0, whole genome shotgun sequence, one genomic interval encodes:
- the LOC100844568 gene encoding anthocyanidin 5,3-O-glucosyltransferase: MELESNPVVVLHACLGVGHLIPMVELAKLFLRRGISVVIAVPTPPANTGDFFSSSGSAVATLAAANPSISFHHLPPPDYPSPDPDPFMQMLDVLRLTVPSLLAFIRSLPPVAALVLDLFCVETLDAAAETSVPAYLYYTSCAGDLAAFLHLPHYFATTEGNFKDIGKGLLHFPGVPPIPASDMPHTVLDRATRACAARIRHYARIPEARGVLINTFEWLEARAVRALREGACVPDRRTPQVYCIGPLIVNGEAAAKGERHACLSWLDAQPERSVVFLCFGSLGAVSAAQLKEIARGLEKSGHRFLWVVRSPPEDPTKFFLPRPEPDLDALLPEGFLERTRDRGLVLKMWAPQVEVLRHAATGVFMTHCGWNSVLEGTSAGIPMLCWPQYAEQRLNKVFVVDELKVGVVMEGYDEELVKAEEVEKKVSLVMESEEGEKLRERLALAKEKAAEALADNGSSLMAFSEFLKDLKLSE; encoded by the coding sequence ATGGAGCTCGAGTCCAATCCGGTCGTGGTGCTGCACGCCTGCTTGGGCGTCGGCCACCTCATCCCCATGGTGGAGCTCGCCAagctcttcctccgccgcggcaTCTCCGTCGTCATCGCCGTCCCGACCCCGCCGGCCAACACAGGCgatttcttctcctcctccggctccgccGTCGCTACCCTCGCGGCCGCCAACCCCTCCATCTCCTTCCACCACCTCCCGCCCCCGGACTACCCCAGCCCGGATCCCGACCCCTTCATGCAGATGCTCGACGTGCTCCGCCTCACCGTGCCATCCCTCCTCGCCTTCATCCGCTCCCTCCCCCCCGTCGCCGCTCTCGTCCTCGACCTCTTCTGTGTCGAAaccctcgacgccgccgccgaaacCAGCGTCCCGGCCTATCTCTACTACACCTCCTGCGCTGGCGACCTCGCGGCGTTCCTCCACCTCCCCCACTACTTCGCCACGACGGAGGGGAACTTCAAGGATATAGGCAAGGGGCTTCTCCACTTCCCCGGTGTCCCGCCGATCCCGGCGTCGGACATGCCCCACACCGTGCTAGACCGGGCGACCCGGGCCTGCGCCGCGCGGATCAGGCACTACGCGCGCATCCCGGAGGCCCGGGGCGTTCTGATCAATACCTTCGAGTGGCTGGAGGCGAGGGCCGTGAGGGCGCTCAGGGAGGGCGCGTGCGTCCCTGACCGCCGGACCCCGCAGGTGTACTGCATCGGGCCTTTGATCGTgaacggcgaggcggcggcgaaaggCGAGCGGCACGCCTGCTTGTCGTGGCTGGACGCGCAGCCGGAGCGGAGCGTGGTGTTCCTCTGTTTCGGCAGCTTGGGCGCGGTGTCGGCGGCGCAGCTGAAGGAGATTGCGCGTGGGCTCGAGAAATCCGGCCATCGCTTCCTGTGGGTCGTGCGGAGCCCACCCGAGGACCCGACCAAATTCTTCCTGCCGCGTCCGGAGCCAGACCTGGATGCCCTCCTCCCCGAGGGGTTCTTGGAGAGGACGCGAGATAGGGGGCTGGTGCTGAAGATGTGGGCACCGCAGGTAGAGGTGCTGCGGCATGCTGCAACTGGCGTCTTCATGACTCATTGTGGGTGGAACTCTGTCCTGGAAGGTACATCAGCTGGGATTCCGATGCTGTGCTGGCCGCAGTACGCGGAGCAGAGGCTGAACAAGGTGTTTGTGGTGGACGAACTGAAGGTTGGTGTGGTGATGGAGGGGTACGATGAGGAGCTAGTGaaggccgaggaggtggagaagaaggtgagTCTGGTGATGGAGTCTGAGGAaggggagaagctgagggagagGCTGGCATTGGCAAAGGAGAAGGCTGCGGAAGCGCTGGCAGACAACGGGTCGTCGCTGATGGCATTCAGTGAGTTCTTGAAAGATTTGAAGCTTTCAGAGTGA